In a single window of the Insulibacter thermoxylanivorax genome:
- a CDS encoding S-layer homology domain-containing protein, protein MYTVKKTGRTWLAAILSVAMLLAVVTPVHAEGAASWRDAKGKSAQERLAVYERIPVDPAYLYLGKVVSDDPMAVVTHYDESDLRRTAVIRVWTGEFSRHENDLQMTWDDLTYQADGTLVQAVPDLEAFIPDYFLESNQKNYHIADYLGILPWVADIPTDSEAAARGLAKIEDMKLYNMYGIQHQLPEGVEIDYGDPGAVKLHTRVPDPVNAIDLPVDAAGSWAKDYIIHLYKLGIVTGYPDKTIRPERTLTRSEFIAMLTRALELPLDEVTEYGDVVGTWVQEEVAAAERAGIIPRGSETSRFRPNDEITRVEMIEMIYHAVSSYGIEPRVEKINFSDVSNLNVIQREALEHTTQIGIIAGYSDGTFRPYNKLQRAEAFKVLSVLLQLI, encoded by the coding sequence ATGTATACAGTGAAGAAGACCGGCCGAACTTGGTTGGCGGCGATCCTGTCGGTTGCGATGCTTTTAGCAGTGGTGACGCCCGTCCATGCCGAGGGAGCGGCGAGCTGGCGTGATGCGAAAGGGAAATCTGCACAAGAGCGGCTTGCCGTCTATGAGCGGATCCCAGTAGACCCTGCCTATCTCTATCTCGGCAAGGTAGTCTCCGATGATCCGATGGCGGTGGTTACCCACTACGATGAATCCGATCTTCGCAGGACTGCAGTGATCCGTGTTTGGACGGGGGAATTTTCCAGACATGAGAACGATTTGCAGATGACTTGGGATGATCTCACTTATCAAGCTGACGGTACTTTGGTACAAGCAGTTCCCGATCTAGAGGCTTTCATCCCGGATTACTTCCTTGAATCCAACCAGAAGAATTATCATATAGCGGATTATCTCGGAATCCTGCCTTGGGTTGCTGATATTCCAACGGATTCTGAAGCAGCAGCAAGAGGTCTGGCGAAGATCGAGGATATGAAATTATACAACATGTATGGCATTCAGCATCAGCTGCCTGAGGGCGTAGAGATCGATTATGGTGATCCCGGCGCCGTCAAGCTGCACACACGGGTTCCGGATCCTGTGAATGCGATCGATTTGCCCGTGGATGCAGCAGGAAGCTGGGCTAAGGATTATATCATCCATCTTTATAAACTCGGAATTGTCACCGGTTATCCGGATAAGACCATTCGCCCAGAACGAACATTGACGCGTTCAGAATTCATTGCCATGCTGACCAGAGCTCTTGAATTGCCTCTTGATGAAGTGACCGAATATGGTGATGTTGTTGGCACTTGGGTGCAAGAGGAAGTAGCAGCAGCAGAGCGGGCCGGCATCATCCCGCGGGGATCTGAGACGAGCCGATTCCGGCCGAACGATGAGATTACCAGAGTGGAGATGATCGAGATGATCTACCACGCGGTATCTTCTTATGGAATCGAGCCCCGCGTAGAGAAGATCAATTTCTCAGACGTTTCTAACCTCAATGTCATTCAACGAGAAGCACTGGAGCATACAACGCAGATCGGTATTATCGCGGGTTATTCGGACGGTACATTCCGGCCGTATAACAAATTACAGCGGGCAGAGGCATTTAAAGTCTTGTCCGTATTACTTCAATTAATCTAA
- the pilM gene encoding type IV pilus biogenesis protein PilM, with protein MDNHAKVVVVEYTGKKLRVQQHEMVQLEQGSVRNGRIENEEAVVSKLKEIVRDLKLQDAGVTLAVPASSAVMRRSVYPMLKDKELRNRIEVDLLAREQLPFKDPVFDYVRLGPPAVNEAAAAAEGNKSKGNNKGEEEVLIFTTPLEVVDSYARLAEEAGLEPRAVELAPLSLFRLLLLTESNLPERFMLIHAELDHADLCIFENGIPVFMRQQMMPQQYVLDSDSDRVSVYGRNLTIEISRILNYYKYSISKNQEDVQHLLISSEHDWLPTLIEQINGSFDGQVQPLMLESAIANYQAVYHSYTVPIGLAMKGA; from the coding sequence TTGGATAACCATGCCAAAGTTGTAGTAGTTGAGTATACGGGAAAGAAGCTTCGCGTTCAACAGCATGAAATGGTGCAATTGGAACAGGGGAGCGTTAGAAACGGCAGGATCGAAAACGAGGAAGCGGTGGTCAGCAAATTAAAGGAGATTGTGCGAGATCTAAAGCTGCAAGATGCCGGTGTTACGTTAGCCGTACCAGCATCAAGCGCCGTGATGCGCAGATCTGTTTATCCTATGCTGAAGGACAAAGAACTGCGCAATCGGATTGAAGTTGATCTGCTCGCCCGTGAGCAGCTGCCATTCAAAGATCCCGTGTTCGACTATGTCCGTTTAGGGCCGCCGGCTGTTAATGAAGCAGCTGCAGCTGCTGAAGGGAACAAGAGCAAGGGCAATAACAAAGGGGAAGAAGAGGTGCTGATCTTCACAACTCCTTTGGAAGTTGTCGACAGTTATGCCCGCTTGGCTGAAGAAGCCGGGTTGGAGCCGCGAGCTGTGGAATTAGCTCCGCTTTCGCTGTTCCGATTATTGCTGCTTACCGAGTCGAATCTTCCTGAACGATTCATGCTCATTCATGCTGAGCTCGATCATGCGGATCTTTGCATTTTCGAAAACGGTATACCGGTATTCATGCGGCAGCAGATGATGCCTCAGCAGTATGTGCTTGATTCAGATTCGGATCGGGTTAGCGTGTACGGACGAAACCTGACGATTGAGATCAGCCGTATCCTGAACTACTACAAGTATTCGATCTCCAAAAATCAGGAGGATGTACAGCATCTTCTAATCTCCTCGGAACATGACTGGCTGCCGACGCTAATCGAACAGATCAACGGCTCCTTCGATGGGCAGGTCCAGCCGCTGATGTTGGAATCGGCCATTGCAAACTATCAAGCAGTTTATCACTCTTACACTGTACCGATCGGCTTGGCAATGAAGGGAGCGTGA
- a CDS encoding type II secretion system F family protein, with product MAYFVYEAVNESGKKVKGQIQSPNKHAAVTELTGRGLILRSIQERPETLLTKEFFIGRPVKLEDFVIFCRQFATLIRSGIQIDQALGILEDQTTSKYLKRALGEVYHQVRSGRSLSSSMAQHPKIFPEMFVHMIESAEASGSMEEVLLRMADHYEKEHKTVEKIKSAMTYPIIVLVVAIAVLIFLLTNIVPKFTAMFADLGAELPLITKFIMALSDFVQASWLLIFIVAIGLVVGLRFALRDEQIRYHWDGLKFKIPVFGSVIQKAAIARMARTMASLFASAVPVMQTLAISKKVVGNKVLAEVLDNASNSLAQGKQLSEPFRESKMFPKMVIQMLTIGEETGQVDNMLVKIAEFYEDEVEQNVDRLKAMLEPVMMLFLAGLVGIIVAAIMTPMFSLYDAFLR from the coding sequence TTGGCATACTTCGTCTACGAAGCCGTCAATGAGAGCGGCAAGAAAGTCAAGGGACAGATTCAATCACCGAACAAACATGCCGCAGTAACTGAACTTACAGGCAGAGGGCTGATCCTGCGCAGCATTCAGGAGCGCCCTGAGACCTTGCTGACGAAGGAATTTTTTATCGGCAGGCCGGTGAAGCTGGAAGATTTCGTGATCTTCTGCCGGCAGTTCGCGACCTTGATCCGCTCAGGGATCCAGATTGACCAAGCGCTGGGGATCTTGGAAGATCAGACGACGTCCAAGTATCTGAAACGGGCGCTGGGTGAAGTATATCACCAGGTGCGGTCGGGGCGCAGCCTATCCAGCTCCATGGCACAGCATCCCAAGATCTTCCCGGAGATGTTCGTGCACATGATCGAGTCAGCGGAAGCGAGCGGCAGCATGGAAGAAGTATTGCTGCGCATGGCTGATCACTATGAGAAGGAACACAAGACCGTAGAGAAGATCAAATCGGCGATGACCTATCCGATTATCGTGTTGGTCGTGGCGATAGCCGTCCTGATCTTCCTGCTGACCAATATCGTGCCGAAGTTCACGGCGATGTTTGCTGATTTGGGAGCGGAGTTACCGCTAATTACGAAGTTTATTATGGCATTAAGTGATTTTGTTCAAGCCTCTTGGCTGCTTATCTTCATTGTTGCAATTGGTTTAGTTGTAGGATTGAGATTCGCGTTGAGAGATGAACAGATACGTTATCACTGGGATGGACTTAAATTCAAAATTCCTGTCTTCGGTTCAGTTATTCAGAAGGCTGCCATTGCACGTATGGCGCGTACAATGGCTTCGCTCTTCGCCAGCGCTGTGCCAGTAATGCAAACATTAGCGATCTCAAAGAAAGTCGTGGGCAACAAAGTATTGGCAGAAGTGCTGGACAATGCATCAAACAGTCTAGCTCAGGGGAAACAACTCTCAGAGCCTTTCCGCGAGAGTAAGATGTTCCCGAAGATGGTAATCCAGATGTTAACCATTGGTGAAGAAACAGGACAGGTTGACAACATGTTAGTTAAGATCGCTGAGTTCTACGAAGATGAAGTTGAACAGAATGTGGATCGCTTGAAGGCGATGCTGGAACCGGTTATGATGCTCTTCCTCGCCGGCTTAGTCGGGATCATCGTCGCAGCGATCATGACACCGATGTTCTCGCTGTATGATGCATTCTTGCGCTAG
- a CDS encoding type IV pilus twitching motility protein PilT produces MEEDGYGHTSVQSSAPSIRELLQMAYEAGASDLHINVGTEPMMRLNGRLYKVINHILTASETERMAEDVLNEKQLEELKEYGEVDFSIEIPGLSRYRGNAFRQKRVTNLAFRVLSNRIPSLDNLQLPEVVKQFANKMQGLMLVTGPTGSGKSTTLAAIIDYINETQNKHIITLEDPIEYLHVSKNSLVVQREVGTDTQSFARGLRAALRQDPDVILVGEMRDLETIRTAITAAETGHLVLATLHTPDAPQTVDRIIDVFPTEQQRQIRIQLASVLISVLSQRLIPRIDQSGRELAIELLINTPAVANLIRQEKIYQIKSVMQTNRDIGMITMGASIKQLVERGLVYRDALNEYLMSIGEE; encoded by the coding sequence ATGGAAGAAGACGGCTACGGTCATACTTCAGTTCAATCCTCCGCGCCGTCGATCCGCGAACTGCTTCAGATGGCCTATGAAGCAGGGGCATCAGACCTTCATATCAATGTAGGGACAGAACCGATGATGCGGTTGAACGGCCGGCTGTACAAGGTGATCAATCACATCCTGACCGCTTCTGAAACAGAACGGATGGCGGAAGATGTGCTCAATGAGAAGCAGTTAGAGGAGTTAAAGGAATACGGGGAAGTGGACTTCTCCATCGAGATTCCCGGCTTAAGCCGTTACCGGGGTAACGCATTCCGTCAGAAACGCGTCACGAACTTGGCATTCCGCGTACTTTCGAATCGTATTCCATCCCTTGATAACTTGCAGCTGCCTGAAGTGGTGAAGCAGTTTGCGAACAAGATGCAGGGACTGATGCTCGTGACTGGACCGACGGGAAGCGGGAAATCGACGACGCTGGCGGCGATTATCGACTACATCAATGAGACGCAGAACAAGCATATCATCACGTTGGAGGACCCCATTGAGTACCTCCACGTGAGCAAGAACAGCTTGGTCGTGCAGCGTGAAGTCGGGACGGATACCCAATCCTTCGCCAGAGGACTTCGCGCCGCCCTGCGTCAAGACCCCGATGTGATCCTCGTCGGTGAGATGCGGGATTTGGAGACGATCCGCACGGCCATTACAGCGGCCGAGACGGGACACTTGGTCTTAGCAACCCTGCACACGCCCGATGCACCGCAGACGGTGGACCGGATCATCGACGTCTTCCCGACGGAGCAGCAGCGGCAGATTCGGATCCAGCTCGCGTCGGTGCTCATCAGCGTGTTGTCACAGAGACTGATTCCGCGTATCGATCAGAGCGGACGAGAGTTGGCGATCGAACTGCTCATCAATACGCCTGCGGTAGCTAACTTAATCCGTCAGGAGAAGATCTACCAGATCAAGTCTGTAATGCAGACGAATCGGGATATCGGCATGATCACCATGGGAGCAAGCATTAAGCAATTGGTAGAGAGAGGGCTTGTCTATCGAGATGCGTTGAACGAATATCTAATGAGCATAGGGGAGGAATAG
- a CDS encoding PilN domain-containing protein, with protein sequence MQAIEINLLQQRQKEVQPGRTVPILLVAVAIIAVVSLAWTYINTVSEIKSVKAEIELAEQSIQVLETKVHELQQLQTSHRLVELIDVIRGSYMKPTEVLKALTPHLPVDANLTSIILSGDQVKVTGLFASTEEVVSFMQELKNSEVFTFIRSGGMTKVEHPMGEDYLPAIQVTFDIGLHMNSEE encoded by the coding sequence ATGCAAGCAATTGAAATTAACCTGCTCCAACAGCGACAGAAGGAAGTCCAGCCTGGGCGAACGGTTCCAATTCTACTGGTAGCAGTCGCTATAATAGCTGTTGTTTCATTGGCTTGGACATATATCAATACGGTATCGGAGATTAAATCAGTTAAAGCCGAGATTGAATTAGCAGAACAATCCATCCAAGTTTTGGAGACCAAAGTTCATGAGCTTCAACAGTTGCAGACATCCCATAGATTAGTCGAACTAATAGATGTCATTCGCGGCAGTTATATGAAGCCAACAGAAGTGCTGAAAGCGCTGACCCCTCATTTGCCTGTTGACGCCAATCTAACATCGATCATTTTATCAGGTGATCAGGTAAAGGTAACGGGATTGTTCGCATCGACAGAAGAGGTAGTCTCGTTCATGCAGGAGTTGAAAAATTCCGAGGTGTTCACCTTTATTAGAAGCGGAGGTATGACAAAAGTTGAACATCCGATGGGCGAAGATTACCTGCCAGCCATCCAAGTCACCTTTGACATTGGACTGCATATGAACAGCGAGGAGTAG
- a CDS encoding prepilin-type N-terminal cleavage/methylation domain-containing protein, which produces MKFTKKLHKDQKGLTLIELLAVIVILGIIAAIAIPSVNSIIKNSEAKAQIENAKLLISTARMAVADRTFEQVGRDSSDQGFVNFPSGTEPAEAGSDWVRTVRQVTIEELKERGYLDANLIDPQTREAYDESGSFVTIVMDEKKGAPGDYAVQWHYLITLKPNAQGADPYYNFVLEADLANPQNP; this is translated from the coding sequence ATGAAGTTTACAAAGAAACTTCACAAAGATCAGAAAGGTTTAACACTGATTGAGCTGTTGGCGGTTATCGTAATTCTGGGGATCATTGCTGCCATCGCAATTCCGTCCGTAAATTCGATTATTAAGAACTCTGAAGCTAAAGCGCAAATTGAGAATGCAAAACTGCTTATTTCTACAGCAAGAATGGCTGTTGCTGACAGAACATTTGAGCAAGTCGGTAGAGATAGTAGCGACCAAGGTTTTGTGAATTTTCCTAGCGGTACAGAACCAGCAGAAGCAGGTTCTGATTGGGTAAGAACTGTTAGACAAGTAACAATTGAAGAATTAAAGGAAAGAGGGTATTTGGATGCGAATCTAATCGATCCGCAGACACGTGAAGCATACGATGAAAGTGGCAGCTTTGTAACCATCGTTATGGATGAGAAGAAAGGGGCTCCGGGTGACTATGCTGTACAATGGCACTATCTAATTACATTAAAGCCAAATGCACAGGGTGCTGATCCATACTACAATTTCGTTCTAGAAGCAGATCTAGCTAATCCACAAAACCCATAA
- a CDS encoding PilW family protein, with product MSTAKGRRGSILSGRLSGFRSDERGLTLIEVLAALLILSMIVAIVNAFVLMGAAMYKRITSETLLRNQANAVFASVINELRDAIYVQQGSNNKEIVVVKWGDTSADQYINEYTYSFISSDPNRSTEVLQIKSVDDDGNEYIRTHGVTDDMFSMKGSFNVLNQETVMVELEFFRVQENLTHSLEDVHIEIKQQIPLFRMK from the coding sequence TTGTCAACAGCTAAAGGTAGAAGAGGATCTATACTGAGCGGTCGATTAAGCGGTTTCCGCTCCGATGAGCGAGGTTTGACATTAATTGAGGTGCTTGCTGCACTCTTGATTCTAAGCATGATCGTCGCGATCGTGAATGCATTCGTACTGATGGGAGCCGCGATGTATAAACGGATTACTTCAGAGACGTTATTGCGGAACCAAGCGAATGCTGTCTTCGCATCGGTGATCAACGAGCTGCGGGACGCTATCTATGTTCAGCAAGGTTCAAACAATAAGGAAATTGTGGTCGTAAAGTGGGGCGATACATCTGCTGATCAATACATCAATGAATACACCTATAGTTTCATATCTTCTGATCCGAATAGATCGACGGAAGTTTTGCAAATCAAATCTGTAGATGATGACGGCAACGAATATATTCGAACTCACGGCGTTACGGATGATATGTTCTCTATGAAGGGAAGTTTTAATGTCTTAAATCAAGAAACCGTTATGGTGGAATTGGAGTTTTTTAGAGTCCAAGAGAATCTAACGCACAGTTTGGAAGACGTCCATATTGAAATCAAACAGCAGATACCTTTGTTTAGGATGAAATAG
- a CDS encoding type IV pilus modification PilV family protein: MPNRKRITEDERGLTLIEILGALTIMSIITVLLLGNLISSMETSADQSRRLIAMNLARLKIAEIRETYEEGAKFEELRAEFSTRGTELIRLDANNTLQDLDLDDEEINNTYYKYEVELDIRTNPQKTKLDQVIGDSSSYLIPMRVTVFWGYTKEGGSTESRYSVTIPSYVVKLGG, translated from the coding sequence ATGCCAAATAGAAAAAGGATCACCGAAGATGAGCGCGGTCTCACATTGATCGAAATTCTGGGTGCCTTGACGATCATGTCGATCATTACCGTGTTGTTGCTTGGCAACCTTATATCCTCTATGGAGACCTCAGCTGACCAAAGCCGGCGTTTAATTGCAATGAATTTAGCCAGGCTGAAGATCGCCGAGATTCGGGAGACTTACGAGGAAGGGGCAAAATTTGAAGAGTTAAGAGCGGAGTTTAGCACTCGAGGGACTGAACTCATCAGATTAGATGCTAATAATACCTTGCAAGATCTAGATCTTGATGATGAAGAAATTAACAACACTTACTATAAATACGAAGTCGAATTGGACATACGTACTAATCCGCAAAAGACAAAATTAGATCAGGTGATAGGGGATTCCTCTTCTTACCTAATTCCAATGCGTGTTACAGTTTTCTGGGGCTACACCAAAGAAGGCGGATCAACGGAAAGCCGCTATTCTGTTACAATACCTTCTTATGTGGTGAAGTTAGGTGGGTGA
- a CDS encoding vWA domain-containing protein encodes MRSKAFKRVLRMALVVLLCMALVPIQAFASDSLRLSGSREASKTEIIINEEFTIEYCVKPEGVFTQRAPINVAFAMDVSGSMNFNVSNKDKRTRLSIAKESAKLITKKFRTANYGDQIGLVTFESHPHHHHNLTTNYNQIDRTIDRLTANGGTNIQMGLDYAYEVVKNADPNNRYIILLTDGAATAYYYYYELFGRTYGPILGQDSRGTTAKRYAMEKADEIARHGVPVFTIALATAGTDEVDLELLDYISTKTGGESFTATNPDELDQAFEKILELIDPSFKDVVLTQPLPDGFELAADNAGAAIKNGVVEIDLGQIAHDSKASKCVPIKFKYTGSPATVKLPEAKVTYKLNGEPRETIIDDEIILKFYDALGLQGKVAASAALSDEELSEWNKNDAAGITYTLNPTGALIRSNNQLRNVKIVHQLPEGVQAVADNSTAGLSVQNEGRTIVIELGNLNIANHQPITRDVKLQFLYAGTFNLAETEAYVEYIDNIGSNKRVPLVNELPVFDVKVILIDQWNNRYIGDGEGVVTRVSHEGDTQWYVDLSENPISSLAFADTGHTSVLVDFAGEEETETLNLLPSAPNVTITDYYGNVIAEGDVEYKRGKGKLAAADANPGLPHNTIYVDDSFTTRYVDRYEYRVDHGPWKAFLPSDTKAITENGENLTIEVRAVTKAIGDGAAVHYGDVKLRTVSLDGVLPIIPALNDSHIRIVGSDLVYTIPNAFSDAHSGIRTDAEGDEVFTVKIGNAAPIERKINADGLVVRIPIEAVMNGQALFEVEDKVGNNKSGVFPMVSDTEKPLIQIVLDPKQTYTKNGTDRTYEAVNGDNTPFDYTTSENAKLKITVRDNESNLQSAQYKLDNGAYVDLPINGQVAAAELDLAEILGNDYNGWHRLEVKASDLFGNEATTTYVFMVNTGPAGTPSVEGLDGTSYTGNVSNKPLKVKLDAESVVEGNHNRNAVKIKTVYYMITDNANKPNLDHSEWKEMGSDSIIVSKEGTSYVHFKIVDEMGVESEVITSDRLNINFNQNRY; translated from the coding sequence ATGCGTAGTAAAGCATTCAAGCGTGTTTTACGAATGGCACTCGTCGTGCTGCTGTGTATGGCGCTTGTGCCGATCCAAGCCTTTGCTTCAGACAGCTTGCGTCTGTCGGGAAGCAGAGAAGCATCGAAGACTGAGATCATCATCAATGAAGAATTCACTATTGAATACTGTGTTAAGCCGGAAGGAGTATTCACTCAGCGTGCTCCGATTAACGTCGCATTTGCTATGGACGTATCGGGCAGTATGAATTTTAATGTGTCTAACAAAGATAAGCGAACAAGGCTGAGCATCGCTAAAGAGTCTGCAAAACTCATCACCAAAAAGTTCCGGACTGCTAACTATGGAGATCAGATCGGACTTGTAACTTTTGAGAGTCATCCGCATCATCACCACAACTTAACAACTAATTACAACCAGATCGACAGAACTATCGACCGTCTCACGGCTAACGGCGGCACGAACATTCAGATGGGCCTTGATTATGCTTACGAGGTTGTGAAAAATGCTGACCCCAATAATCGCTATATCATTCTATTGACTGATGGTGCTGCCACTGCATATTACTATTACTATGAATTGTTCGGCAGGACATATGGTCCGATACTCGGACAAGACAGCAGAGGTACAACGGCCAAACGTTATGCGATGGAAAAGGCCGACGAAATTGCTAGACACGGCGTTCCCGTATTCACCATTGCTTTGGCCACTGCAGGAACAGATGAAGTGGATTTAGAGTTGCTTGATTATATTTCCACAAAAACCGGCGGAGAAAGCTTCACAGCTACGAACCCGGATGAATTGGATCAAGCCTTTGAGAAAATCTTAGAACTGATCGATCCATCCTTTAAGGATGTCGTGTTAACACAGCCGCTGCCTGATGGATTTGAGTTGGCAGCAGATAATGCAGGGGCAGCGATCAAAAATGGTGTTGTGGAAATCGATTTAGGTCAGATTGCCCATGATTCGAAAGCATCTAAATGCGTACCGATCAAATTCAAATATACCGGCTCTCCAGCCACGGTGAAACTACCTGAAGCTAAGGTGACATATAAGCTGAACGGTGAGCCGCGTGAAACGATCATCGACGATGAGATCATCTTAAAGTTCTATGATGCTCTTGGATTACAAGGCAAAGTGGCTGCTTCGGCTGCATTAAGCGATGAAGAGCTGTCCGAGTGGAACAAAAACGACGCTGCAGGCATTACCTACACCTTGAATCCTACGGGTGCTCTCATTCGTTCAAATAATCAACTGCGCAATGTCAAGATTGTGCATCAACTGCCTGAGGGTGTACAAGCGGTCGCAGACAATTCGACAGCAGGATTAAGTGTACAGAATGAAGGCCGCACGATCGTTATTGAGCTTGGAAACTTGAATATCGCGAATCATCAACCGATTACTCGGGATGTTAAGCTGCAATTCCTTTACGCGGGAACATTCAATCTGGCAGAAACAGAAGCCTATGTAGAGTATATCGATAACATCGGTTCCAACAAACGTGTTCCGCTCGTCAATGAGCTGCCGGTCTTCGATGTTAAAGTCATTCTTATTGACCAGTGGAATAACCGATACATCGGTGATGGTGAAGGTGTTGTTACACGGGTCAGCCATGAGGGCGACACACAATGGTATGTGGATTTAAGCGAGAATCCAATCAGCAGCCTCGCCTTTGCTGATACAGGACATACCTCGGTCCTCGTTGATTTCGCAGGAGAAGAAGAAACGGAAACCTTGAACCTGTTGCCTTCGGCTCCGAATGTGACAATAACAGATTACTATGGCAACGTGATTGCTGAAGGCGATGTGGAATACAAACGCGGTAAAGGGAAACTGGCGGCAGCTGATGCTAACCCCGGTCTTCCGCACAATACGATCTATGTCGACGATTCTTTCACAACCAGATATGTCGATCGGTATGAATATCGCGTGGATCACGGACCATGGAAAGCATTCCTGCCAAGTGATACGAAAGCCATTACTGAGAACGGCGAGAATCTGACAATTGAGGTTCGGGCTGTTACGAAGGCGATCGGAGATGGTGCAGCGGTACACTATGGTGATGTGAAACTGCGTACAGTAAGCTTAGACGGTGTGCTTCCGATTATACCGGCACTTAATGATTCTCATATTCGAATCGTTGGCAGCGATCTTGTGTATACGATCCCTAATGCATTCAGCGATGCGCATAGCGGTATTCGCACTGATGCTGAAGGTGATGAAGTCTTTACCGTGAAAATTGGCAATGCTGCTCCGATTGAGCGGAAGATTAATGCAGATGGACTGGTCGTACGAATTCCGATTGAAGCCGTTATGAATGGACAAGCACTCTTTGAAGTCGAAGATAAAGTTGGTAATAACAAGTCCGGTGTATTCCCGATGGTTTCGGATACTGAGAAACCATTGATTCAGATCGTACTTGATCCAAAGCAGACTTACACGAAGAATGGTACAGATCGGACTTACGAAGCAGTAAACGGCGATAATACACCTTTTGATTACACAACGAGTGAGAACGCGAAACTCAAAATCACAGTAAGAGATAATGAGAGCAATCTTCAATCCGCTCAGTATAAACTGGACAATGGTGCCTATGTAGATCTTCCAATAAACGGTCAAGTTGCTGCTGCTGAATTAGATCTTGCAGAAATACTTGGAAATGATTACAACGGATGGCACAGACTAGAGGTGAAAGCTTCGGATCTTTTCGGTAATGAAGCGACGACCACTTATGTATTTATGGTGAATACTGGTCCTGCCGGTACTCCTTCCGTAGAAGGATTGGACGGTACCTCCTATACAGGTAATGTTTCTAATAAACCTCTTAAGGTCAAATTAGATGCTGAATCTGTAGTGGAAGGAAATCATAATCGGAATGCTGTAAAAATTAAAACAGTCTATTACATGATCACTGACAATGCAAACAAACCAAATCTTGATCATTCCGAGTGGAAGGAAATGGGATCTGATTCCATCATCGTTTCCAAAGAAGGAACCAGTTACGTGCATTTCAAGATCGTTGACGAGATGGGAGTCGAATCCGAAGTAATCACTTCTGATAGACTGAATATCAATTTCAATCAAAATCGATATTAA
- a CDS encoding GspMb/PilO family protein yields the protein MERLGISKTFLLIMLLLILCLVLLYVYLVAPKQEELAGLQDDLNAKMARIQQLETQVASLSQNSMGNLAVLQKVRAQIPEEPYVELWLRDLRKLETISGLKFDSYAYNLDGDLEVLQREVSSLVSTIDFTTSVEGEYSQIYRLLEEIETEQRLMIIQNLNLEWPTELEIHRNQPDREMKASIALKTLYAPDLAHLFDRPLPTDYEAPGGHKNPFF from the coding sequence ATGGAACGCTTGGGAATCTCGAAAACTTTTCTCTTGATTATGTTACTACTCATCCTCTGCCTAGTGTTGCTATATGTGTACTTAGTCGCACCTAAACAAGAGGAACTTGCAGGATTGCAAGATGATCTTAATGCTAAGATGGCAAGAATTCAGCAACTGGAAACACAGGTTGCATCATTAAGCCAAAACAGTATGGGAAATCTCGCTGTACTCCAAAAGGTTCGTGCTCAGATACCAGAGGAACCGTATGTAGAACTCTGGCTGCGTGATCTGAGGAAGTTGGAAACGATCAGCGGATTGAAGTTTGATTCCTATGCTTATAACTTAGACGGAGATCTTGAGGTCTTGCAAAGAGAAGTCAGTTCCTTAGTGTCAACAATTGATTTTACTACAAGCGTAGAGGGAGAATATTCGCAGATATATCGCTTACTAGAAGAGATTGAGACAGAACAGAGACTTATGATCATTCAAAATTTAAATCTAGAGTGGCCAACGGAACTAGAAATTCATCGCAATCAGCCTGACAGGGAGATGAAGGCATCGATTGCATTAAAAACATTGTATGCACCTGACTTAGCTCATCTGTTCGATCGGCCGCTGCCGACGGATTACGAAGCACCGGGCGGTCATAAGAATCCGTTCTTCTAA